A genomic stretch from Aerococcaceae bacterium zg-1292 includes:
- the rnz gene encoding ribonuclease Z has product MKLLFLGTGAGVPAKSRNVSSLALKLLDELNETWLFDCGEATQHKILETTLKPRKISNIFITHLHGDHIFGLPGFLSSRSFQGGDGDPLTIYGPTGIRQFIQSALRFSKSRLSYRIKFIELEDNGGVLDLSNGWKVKYLPLNHGVQCFGYRIIEPDAQGELLIDLLEPYNIPNGPIFGQLKRGETVTLSDGTVLDGKQFIGPDRKGRIVTILGDTRPCDNLNILAKNADVLVHEATYEGNEAQLAAAHYHSTNVQAATVAKNAHAKQLYLNHISARYLGKEAKQLEFEAKKVFDNTHLVYDLQEYDVPVKI; this is encoded by the coding sequence ATGAAATTATTATTTTTAGGAACAGGTGCAGGTGTTCCTGCCAAGAGTCGTAATGTTAGTTCGCTAGCATTAAAGCTACTAGATGAATTAAATGAAACATGGCTTTTTGATTGTGGTGAAGCCACACAACATAAAATTTTAGAAACCACATTAAAACCGCGTAAAATATCAAATATTTTTATTACGCACTTACATGGTGATCATATCTTTGGTTTACCTGGCTTTTTAAGCAGTCGTTCATTTCAAGGTGGTGACGGTGATCCACTAACGATTTATGGACCCACAGGTATTCGTCAATTTATTCAATCTGCTTTACGTTTTTCAAAATCACGTTTATCATATCGCATTAAATTTATTGAATTAGAAGATAATGGTGGCGTACTAGATTTATCAAACGGTTGGAAGGTTAAATACTTACCGTTAAATCATGGTGTACAATGTTTTGGTTACCGTATTATTGAGCCGGATGCTCAAGGAGAGTTACTCATTGATTTACTCGAACCGTATAATATTCCCAATGGACCAATTTTTGGACAATTAAAACGCGGTGAAACTGTCACGCTTAGCGATGGCACTGTGTTGGATGGCAAACAATTTATTGGACCAGACCGCAAAGGACGTATTGTTACGATTTTAGGGGATACGCGTCCATGTGATAATTTAAATATTTTAGCGAAAAATGCAGATGTTTTAGTCCATGAAGCTACCTATGAGGGGAACGAAGCGCAATTAGCCGCTGCTCATTATCACTCAACGAATGTACAAGCAGCGACCGTTGCGAAAAATGCACATGCAAAACAATTGTATTTAAATCATATTAGTGCAAGGTATTTAGGTAAAGAAGCTAAACAATTAGAGTTTGAAGCGAAAAAAGTATTTGACAATACACATTTAGTTTATGACTTACAAGAATATGATGTTCCAGTGAAAATATAG
- a CDS encoding SDR family oxidoreductase has translation MKGKHILITGASSGIGEAVAKKAAAQGANLTLVARNTKKLTRLAKDLAAQYDTTTLVVKCDMSDPKQIERMVKKSVHRFKNIDVLMNCAGYGTFKEAIEFTYDEIVEMFKVNTFGMMHLANLAVLHMKRGSRIFFVSSIAGKIATPASSVYSATKSAILSYSDALRLELKSKGIRVTTINPGPVRTEFFNHDERSKTYYERIKDISLSAEDLANLIIRVMNNQPSRREINTPNIMALAANLYHLFPKIGDHLTLNTFNYKT, from the coding sequence ATGAAAGGCAAACATATTTTAATTACGGGTGCTTCAAGTGGTATTGGCGAAGCAGTGGCAAAAAAAGCTGCGGCACAAGGTGCCAACTTAACATTGGTAGCACGTAATACGAAAAAATTAACACGATTAGCTAAAGATTTAGCAGCACAATATGATACAACTACTTTAGTAGTAAAATGTGATATGTCTGACCCTAAACAAATTGAACGCATGGTCAAAAAATCTGTGCATCGATTTAAAAATATTGACGTGCTGATGAATTGTGCTGGATACGGAACATTTAAAGAAGCCATTGAATTTACGTATGATGAGATTGTTGAAATGTTTAAAGTAAATACCTTTGGTATGATGCATTTAGCCAACTTAGCAGTCCTCCATATGAAACGTGGCAGCCGTATCTTTTTTGTCAGCTCAATTGCCGGAAAAATTGCGACACCTGCGTCAAGTGTTTATTCAGCAACAAAATCAGCCATTTTAAGCTATTCGGATGCGCTCCGACTAGAATTAAAATCAAAAGGGATTAGGGTGACAACCATTAATCCAGGTCCGGTACGTACGGAGTTTTTCAATCATGATGAACGTTCAAAAACTTATTATGAGCGCATCAAAGACATAAGCTTATCTGCCGAAGATTTAGCTAATCTGATAATCCGTGTGATGAACAACCAGCCATCACGCCGTGAAATCAACACCCCAAACATAATGGCACTAGCCGCAAACCTATACCACCTATTCCCCAAAATAGGCGATCACCTAACACTAAACACATTTAATTATAAAACATAG
- a CDS encoding DUF1049 domain-containing protein, which produces MKGQWKLIVSLIILIVVVAFALQNTGVTPVNFFFAEYRIPLVLVILFSLLIGVIVGLIASFSTISSHSREKKVVQKELSALKESHLRELADKDSEITHLRTQVRELKQVKKNTVNVSQEEVAELTPNMDVEASNQSEVVE; this is translated from the coding sequence ATGAAAGGACAATGGAAATTAATTGTTTCACTAATTATTTTAATTGTAGTTGTTGCGTTTGCACTACAAAACACCGGTGTTACGCCAGTAAATTTCTTTTTTGCTGAATACAGAATTCCACTGGTATTAGTGATTTTATTCAGTTTATTAATAGGAGTAATTGTTGGTTTAATTGCATCATTTTCAACGATTTCATCACATTCGCGTGAGAAAAAAGTGGTTCAAAAAGAATTATCTGCATTAAAAGAAAGCCACTTACGTGAATTAGCTGATAAAGACAGTGAGATTACTCATTTACGTACTCAAGTGCGTGAATTGAAACAAGTGAAGAAAAATACAGTTAATGTTAGTCAAGAAGAAGTGGCAGAATTAACACCGAATATGGATGTTGAAGCAAGTAATCAATCAGAAGTAGTAGAATAA
- the recJ gene encoding single-stranded-DNA-specific exonuclease RecJ: MRRSQYLWKYPQLNDEIAEQVNQLQAAGLKYSPAFLRLCLARGLNTPQAIQEATNQEPQRYHDPFLLYDMQRAVNRLHQAIEAGEHILIYGDYDADGITSTLILVEALESLGANYSYYLPNRLIDGYGPNRQRYQQKIEEEGVQLILTCDNGVAGFEAIAYAQAKNVDVIVSDHHELQSTLPDAYAIIHPKHPKGDYPFKELCGAGVALKLAHALTGELPPEALELAAIGTIADLVSLSDENRTLVLSGLGMMKETVRIGLELLLTQEKVNLNDINTETIGFIVGPRLNAIGRLGDPTPALELLRAVDEAEAQSLLQLINDKNKERQAIVAMIMQQVVQRIDEKGTIPDIIIEADPDWPAGVLGIVSSRLVEKYHRPTILFQYMTETQQYRGSGRSIKGLNLFNWLSSQSAKIAQFGGHDQAAGLTIAFDQWQAFNEAMLSSATEYRVIFEQKPELLIDVTIQPDECTVEFINECAQLGPFGMDNPKPVIAFDPVQLKQKRMIGNDQQHVKFVVADTNTNAVVEGIGFNKASLFDTINIDQDCAIAGELSLNQWNGKVTPQVQLTDLAVFGTQWRDFRATKINPAILTAKKALYVYQSNRLADWLQQHIDSSNEICAYDSLDKIDLATFEHLVLFQPPANIENFNQLMQHSWAQIDLGVYLEESKWLAGLPTRPDFAVIYRWIQQQQQEPFNVRNTLSQLCKEFNLPIPKLKCIFYVFFEAKFVTIVNGFATVQIIETNSKRDLFQTQAYQLYEKAYRAEALLNYQTIEQIKLYIDELRN; the protein is encoded by the coding sequence ATGCGACGTTCTCAATATTTATGGAAATATCCGCAATTGAATGATGAAATAGCGGAACAAGTCAATCAACTACAAGCAGCGGGTCTGAAATATTCACCCGCTTTTCTGCGTTTATGTTTAGCCAGAGGATTGAATACACCACAAGCGATTCAAGAGGCGACAAATCAAGAACCGCAACGCTATCATGACCCCTTTTTGTTGTATGATATGCAACGAGCCGTTAATCGTTTGCATCAAGCAATTGAAGCGGGCGAACACATTCTCATCTACGGCGACTACGATGCCGATGGTATTACCAGTACCTTAATTCTTGTGGAAGCATTAGAAAGTTTGGGCGCCAATTATTCCTATTATTTGCCGAATCGTTTGATAGATGGCTACGGACCAAATCGCCAGCGTTATCAACAAAAAATTGAAGAAGAGGGCGTTCAATTGATATTAACGTGTGATAATGGTGTAGCTGGCTTTGAAGCCATCGCCTATGCGCAAGCGAAAAATGTAGATGTTATTGTGTCCGACCACCATGAGTTGCAGTCAACGTTACCGGATGCGTATGCGATTATTCATCCGAAACATCCTAAAGGTGACTATCCGTTTAAAGAATTATGTGGCGCGGGCGTTGCTTTAAAATTAGCCCATGCCTTAACTGGTGAACTCCCTCCCGAAGCGCTGGAATTAGCCGCTATCGGTACCATTGCAGACTTAGTGTCACTCTCTGATGAAAACCGTACCCTTGTACTAAGTGGCTTAGGGATGATGAAAGAGACTGTGCGTATCGGGTTGGAATTATTATTAACACAAGAAAAAGTCAATCTTAATGACATCAATACCGAAACCATTGGATTTATTGTGGGACCTCGATTAAATGCTATTGGACGACTAGGGGACCCGACACCTGCACTGGAATTACTCCGTGCAGTAGATGAAGCAGAAGCGCAATCGTTACTACAATTAATCAATGATAAAAATAAGGAGCGCCAAGCAATTGTGGCGATGATTATGCAGCAAGTCGTACAACGGATTGACGAAAAAGGTACGATTCCGGATATCATTATTGAAGCCGACCCAGACTGGCCAGCAGGTGTATTGGGTATTGTTTCCAGTCGTTTAGTAGAAAAATATCATCGCCCAACTATTTTATTCCAATATATGACAGAAACTCAGCAATATCGGGGAAGTGGCCGTAGTATTAAAGGGCTTAACTTATTTAACTGGCTGAGCAGTCAATCGGCTAAGATTGCGCAATTTGGTGGACACGACCAAGCGGCAGGTTTAACTATTGCTTTTGACCAATGGCAAGCGTTTAATGAAGCCATGCTGTCGTCAGCAACTGAATATCGAGTTATTTTTGAACAAAAGCCAGAGCTATTGATTGATGTAACTATTCAACCAGATGAATGTACTGTAGAATTTATCAATGAATGTGCCCAATTGGGTCCATTTGGTATGGATAATCCCAAACCAGTAATTGCGTTTGACCCAGTGCAGTTAAAACAAAAACGCATGATTGGTAATGACCAGCAACACGTTAAGTTTGTTGTAGCTGACACTAATACGAATGCAGTAGTAGAAGGGATTGGCTTTAATAAGGCAAGTCTATTTGACACGATTAATATAGACCAAGATTGTGCCATAGCTGGTGAATTATCGCTTAATCAATGGAATGGTAAAGTCACGCCTCAAGTACAGTTAACAGATTTAGCTGTTTTTGGCACTCAGTGGCGTGATTTTCGTGCCACAAAAATTAATCCAGCCATATTAACAGCGAAAAAGGCACTCTATGTGTATCAAAGCAATCGTTTAGCTGATTGGTTGCAGCAACACATTGATTCATCCAATGAGATTTGTGCTTATGATTCACTGGACAAAATAGATTTAGCAACATTTGAACATCTTGTATTGTTCCAACCGCCAGCCAATATAGAGAATTTTAATCAGTTGATGCAGCATTCATGGGCGCAAATTGATTTAGGTGTCTATTTAGAAGAATCCAAATGGTTAGCAGGGTTACCGACTCGACCTGATTTTGCGGTGATTTACCGTTGGATACAACAACAACAACAGGAACCTTTTAATGTCCGGAATACTCTGTCACAATTATGTAAAGAATTTAACCTACCAATTCCAAAATTAAAATGCATTTTTTACGTGTTTTTTGAAGCAAAATTTGTTACAATAGTAAATGGTTTTGCGACTGTACAAATTATTGAGACAAATTCAAAGCGTGATTTGTTTCAAACGCAAGCTTATCAACTTTATGAGAAAGCTTACCGTGCAGAAGCATTACTCAACTATCAAACAATCGAACAGATTAAACTATATATAGATGAATTGAGGAATTAG
- a CDS encoding adenine phosphoribosyltransferase encodes MELKKYIARVDNYPSEGIIFRDITPLMADGKAFSHATQQIVNYAKELEVDVVVGPEARGFIVGCPVAYALEIGFVPVRKKGKLPRKVVEVDYSLEYGSNTLTIHEDAIKPGQRVLITDDLLATGGTIKATIDLVEKLGGVVAGCAFLIELDELKGKDLLAGYDYIALMNY; translated from the coding sequence ATGGAATTAAAAAAATATATTGCCCGTGTCGATAACTACCCTTCAGAAGGTATCATTTTCCGTGATATTACACCATTGATGGCAGATGGAAAAGCTTTTTCACATGCGACGCAACAAATTGTCAATTATGCGAAAGAATTAGAAGTTGATGTTGTCGTAGGACCTGAAGCACGTGGTTTCATTGTGGGATGCCCGGTGGCATACGCATTGGAAATTGGCTTTGTACCTGTACGTAAAAAAGGTAAATTACCACGTAAAGTTGTTGAAGTTGATTACTCATTGGAATACGGCAGCAATACATTAACGATTCACGAAGATGCGATTAAACCAGGACAGCGTGTCTTAATTACTGATGATTTGTTAGCTACTGGTGGGACTATTAAAGCGACCATCGATTTAGTTGAAAAATTAGGTGGTGTAGTAGCAGGTTGTGCCTTCTTAATCGAATTAGATGAATTAAAAGGTAAAGATTTATTAGCAGGCTACGATTATATCGCGTTGATGAACTATTAA
- a CDS encoding glycosyltransferase family 8 protein, whose product MNILVTIDANYIPPLEVMLYSLARHHQGDAISVYLLHEAIEAPLLEQLANKLAIIQIDLYPIQVDAAVFDSFPTTERYPFAMYYRIFAAHFLPPTVDKILYLDPDMVIINSLDELYQMDLGQNFFAASTHVDKGLEKVNQLRLNYSEGIYVNSGILLMNLSALRLEQDLNQVSEYIDKFKNLLLLPDQDVISALYSGRIIKFSAVKYNMTERMWMVQKLLKGADSLAWIHANCHVIHYIGRNKPWKNDYRGELNRYYFEAQGFQAGYIAAGRENE is encoded by the coding sequence ATGAATATTTTAGTGACGATTGACGCCAACTATATTCCGCCACTAGAGGTAATGTTATATAGTTTAGCGCGTCATCATCAAGGTGATGCGATTTCTGTATATTTATTGCATGAAGCCATTGAAGCGCCATTGCTTGAGCAATTAGCGAATAAATTAGCTATTATACAGATTGATTTATACCCCATTCAAGTGGATGCAGCAGTGTTTGATTCGTTTCCGACGACTGAGCGCTATCCATTTGCGATGTATTACCGTATTTTTGCGGCACATTTTTTACCACCAACAGTAGATAAAATCCTTTATTTAGATCCGGATATGGTGATTATTAACTCATTGGATGAATTATATCAAATGGATTTAGGTCAAAACTTCTTTGCGGCTTCCACACATGTGGATAAAGGCTTGGAAAAAGTTAATCAATTACGTTTGAATTACTCGGAAGGTATCTATGTTAATTCAGGTATTTTATTGATGAATCTGTCAGCACTGCGTTTAGAGCAAGACTTAAATCAGGTGAGTGAGTATATCGATAAATTTAAAAACTTATTATTATTACCCGATCAAGATGTCATTTCAGCACTATATTCGGGTAGAATTATTAAGTTTTCAGCTGTAAAATATAATATGACCGAACGAATGTGGATGGTACAAAAACTGTTGAAAGGAGCGGATAGTCTGGCGTGGATTCATGCCAATTGTCATGTAATTCATTATATTGGACGTAATAAACCGTGGAAGAACGATTATCGTGGAGAGTTAAATCGTTATTATTTTGAAGCACAAGGCTTTCAAGCAGGTTATATTGCTGCAGGGAGAGAGAATGAATGA
- a CDS encoding VOC family protein — translation MKRVIKRILLSMLLWLGCALNVQAATETFDFDAELVPLSYQLNAQDPSSLADFYQKTLGMTLLESDEATSYYRLGTSDKRTLLEIFPATLPKGKTTGLYHVAFVFETRKQFGGALRHLLKIGARLDGFSDHGTHEAIYLPDSEGNGVEIYKDKPQEEWLKEDGSVAFASKFFPMVEIFEQGTKTYDGFNESVKLGHVHLVVGSISETNNFYQDILGLTITNNRDSEATFLASGTYHHHIAGNTWSGEGLPKLVDGQQGLRMIRWGVKKQATFNHLVQTLDEHAYPYWIEDERIMVYDNSGLLLSIEVVKI, via the coding sequence ATGAAGAGAGTAATAAAAAGAATATTATTAAGCATGCTACTATGGCTAGGCTGCGCACTGAATGTACAAGCGGCAACAGAGACGTTTGATTTTGATGCAGAATTGGTGCCCTTGAGCTATCAGTTGAATGCACAAGACCCAAGTAGCTTAGCGGATTTTTATCAAAAAACACTAGGAATGACATTATTAGAATCAGACGAAGCGACGTCATATTATCGACTAGGAACCAGTGATAAGCGGACATTACTTGAAATTTTTCCGGCAACATTGCCGAAAGGAAAAACAACTGGATTGTACCATGTTGCATTTGTTTTTGAGACTCGAAAACAATTTGGTGGTGCATTACGACATTTATTAAAAATTGGTGCCCGCTTAGATGGCTTTTCAGACCATGGAACACATGAAGCAATCTATTTACCGGATTCGGAAGGTAATGGCGTTGAGATATATAAAGATAAGCCACAAGAAGAATGGCTTAAAGAGGATGGCAGTGTGGCGTTTGCTTCAAAATTTTTTCCAATGGTAGAGATATTTGAACAAGGCACTAAAACGTATGACGGCTTTAATGAATCGGTTAAACTAGGCCATGTACATCTTGTGGTGGGTAGTATTAGTGAGACTAATAATTTTTACCAGGATATTTTAGGCTTAACTATTACGAATAATAGAGATTCTGAAGCAACATTTTTAGCTTCAGGGACCTATCATCATCATATTGCAGGCAATACATGGTCAGGTGAGGGCTTACCTAAACTTGTTGACGGTCAACAAGGACTACGTATGATTCGTTGGGGCGTTAAAAAGCAAGCGACGTTTAATCATTTAGTACAAACATTAGATGAACACGCATACCCATACTGGATTGAAGATGAAAGAATTATGGTCTATGATAATTCAGGATTATTACTATCCATTGAAGTTGTAAAAATATAG
- a CDS encoding D-tyrosyl-tRNA(Tyr) deacylase — protein MRVIIQKVTSSQVTVDNEVVGKSGVGLLLLVGVTHDDQAEDIDYCVRKIINMRIFEDENQKMNLSLKDVNGSILSISQFTLYADTKKGNRPSFVHAAKPEQANALYEQFNEQLRQADVVVETGVFGAMMEVSLVNDGPVTIILDSKNK, from the coding sequence TTGCGTGTAATCATTCAAAAAGTAACTAGTAGTCAGGTGACAGTTGATAACGAAGTCGTTGGTAAGAGTGGTGTCGGGTTATTGCTGTTAGTAGGTGTGACACACGATGACCAGGCAGAAGACATTGACTACTGTGTGCGAAAAATAATTAATATGCGTATTTTTGAAGATGAAAATCAGAAAATGAATTTATCACTAAAAGATGTCAATGGTTCAATCTTATCGATTAGCCAGTTTACTTTATATGCCGATACTAAAAAGGGAAATCGACCAAGTTTTGTTCATGCCGCTAAGCCTGAACAGGCAAATGCATTGTATGAACAATTTAATGAGCAGCTACGTCAAGCTGATGTAGTTGTTGAGACTGGTGTCTTTGGTGCGATGATGGAAGTGTCACTCGTCAATGATGGTCCAGTAACGATAATTTTAGATTCAAAAAATAAATAA